From the genome of Vibrio navarrensis, one region includes:
- a CDS encoding HIT family protein: MPSSDECIICAINSDNLQHYRIAEQNGLKAVLDIFPIAEGHVLILSRSHASHLEQLSAEEHAELFQFAHQIGKKMFEVLDDVSDYTLVVNNGRDAGQHIPHVHIHLIPRRKGDSLRFYWRLMTRFINPISPLSTKTRLAQMHLRWINAG; encoded by the coding sequence ATAGCGATAACTTACAACACTATCGGATTGCCGAGCAAAATGGGCTAAAAGCCGTACTCGACATCTTCCCGATAGCCGAAGGTCATGTGCTGATTCTAAGCCGTAGCCACGCCTCTCATCTTGAGCAACTCTCTGCCGAAGAACACGCAGAGCTGTTTCAGTTTGCGCATCAAATCGGCAAGAAGATGTTTGAAGTGCTGGATGACGTGAGTGATTACACACTGGTGGTCAATAATGGCCGCGACGCTGGGCAACACATACCGCACGTACACATTCACCTGATCCCTCGCCGCAAAGGCGATAGCCTCCGCTTTTATTGGCGCTTAATGACTCGATTTATCAATCCAATCAGCCCATTGAGCACCAAAACGCGTCTCGCGCAAATGCATCTACGCTGGATTAACGCAGGGTAA